The proteins below come from a single Stigmatopora argus isolate UIUO_Sarg chromosome 11, RoL_Sarg_1.0, whole genome shotgun sequence genomic window:
- the six3a gene encoding homeobox protein SIX3a, translating to MVFRSPLELYPSHFFLPNFADRPLLLANSAPAARSPEDLSMFQLPTLNFSPEQVASVCETLEETGDIERLGRFLWSLPVAPGACEAINKHESILRARAVVAFHTGNFRDLYHILENHKFTKDSHGKLQAMWLEAHYQEAEKLRGRPLGPVDKYRVRKKFPLPRTIWDGEQKTHCFKERTRSLLREWYLQDPYPNPSKKRELAQATGLTPTQVGNWFKNRRQRDRAAAAKNRLQHQAMGPAGMRSLSEAGLTPHSSAESPSTAASPTTSVSSMTERVDTGTSILSVTSSDSECDV from the exons ATGGTTTTCCGATCGCCTTTAGAGCTTTATCCCTCCCATTTCTTCCTGCCAAACTTCGCTGATCGCCCCCTGCTCCTGGCGAACAGCGCGCCCGCCGCCAGGTCCCCGGAAGACTTGTCCATGTTCCAGCTACCCACCCTCAACTTCTCCCCGGAGCAGGTGGCGAGCGTCTGCGAGACGCTGGAGGAGACCGGCGACATCGAGCGGCTGGGTCGCTTCCTCTGGTCCCTGCCCGTGGCGCCCGGAGCCTGCGAGGCCATCAACAAACATGAGTCCATCCTGCGCGCCCGCGCCGTGGTGGCTTTCCACACGGGCAACTTCAGGGACCTCTACCACATCCTGGAGAACCACAAGTTCACCAAAGACTCGCACGGCAAACTGCAGGCCATGTGGCTGGAGGCGCACTACCAGGAGGCCGAGAAGCTGCGCGGACGCCCGCTCGGTCCCGTGGACAAGTACCGCGTGCGGAAGAAGTTCCCTCTGCCTCGGACCATCTGGGACGGCGAGCAGAAGACGCACTGTTTCAAGGAGCGGACGCGGAGCCTGTTGCGGGAGTGGTACCTGCAGGACCCTTACCCGAATCCCAGCAAGAAAAGGGAACTGGCGCAAGCCACAGGACTCACTCCCACACAGGTCGGCAACTGGTTTAAGAACCGGAGGCAACGAGACAGAGCCGCGGCAGCCAAAAACAG GCTTCAGCACCAAGCGATGGGACCGGCCGGGATGAGGTCCCTCTCTGAGGCCGGCCTCACCCCTCACAGCTCGGCCGAGTCGCCCTCGACGGCGGCCAGTCCCACCACTAGCGTGTCCAGCATGACGGAGAGGGTCGACACCGGCACCTCCATCTTGTCCGTCACCTCCAGTGACTCGGAGTGTGACGTATGA
- the LOC144084837 gene encoding uncharacterized protein LOC144084837, translating into MRGKSADKRFKTPPSLSLSLSLSLSLSLSLSRSLSLSLPLSRVCVRTHTREGSAWMATSCTHGPTRSSMQRSLTLNPLCVDSAAFSFRERHHVQPKFTKSMQKKGDRGNFPKKGDRVSCWYMGTLEDSTVIDTNPLWFFIEQGSPTLDLEGPYPLLQWDEGLLTMSKGEMAPEWGYEKGLPDDRIPPKGKKRFLVHLPEAVCTAPFLIAGRPT; encoded by the exons ATGAGGGGAAAAAGTGCAGACAAGAGATTTAAgacccccccctctctctctctctctctctctctctctctctctctctctctctctctctctcgctctctctccctctctctccctctctctcgtgtgtgtgtacgcacaCACACGAGAGAGGGGTCTGCTTGGATGGCCACATCATGCACACATGGACCAACACGCAGCAGCATGCAGAGAAG TCTGACCCTGAACCCGCTTTGTGTGGACTCGGCTGCATTTTCATTTCGAGAGCGTCACCAT gttcaacccaagtttaccaaatcaatgcaAAAGAAAGGTGACAGGggaaacttccccaaaaagggtgacaggGTGAGCTGCTGGTATATGGGGACATTGGAGGACAGTACAGTCATTGACACCAATCCCCTCTGGTTCTTTATAGAGCAAGGGTCTCCAACTCTGgacctcgagggcccctatcca CTTCtgcagtgggatgaaggccTGCTGACTATGAGCAAAGGAGAGATGGCACCTGAGTGGGGTTATGAGAAGGGCCTTCCTGATGACAG aattccacccaagggcaAGAAGAGATTTCTCGTCCATTTACCGGAGGCTGTTTGCACCGCTCCATTTTTAATTGCTGGACGGCCTACGTGA